A window of Candidatus Eremiobacteraceae bacterium genomic DNA:
CTCACCCTAGTACTAGGGCAAGCATCGCTTGCCCCGATTTTTTTTTGGGCGAGCGATGCTCGCCCTCGTACAGCTCGCCCTCGTACAGCTCGCCCGTCTACATAGACGACGTCGATTACGAATGGGATGCGCGTGCGCGACGCATATCGCACAGGCGCACAACGACTTCGTCCAGCAAAACGCCGCCTTCTCGACGTCCGCTGAAAAGGTGATCGAGCGCGCGCGCGGTCAGCGTGACGGCTCTGCCGGCATTTTCGGGTGTGAGCGAGCGCGCCGCGTCGTGCAGCTTGCCGAGCCTCCACGCGTTCTGGCCGGAGGCGGCCGCGTATGCCTGACTGGTGGAAAACTTCAGCTCCCAGATCGCGATCGCGTCGGCCGCAAGCGCAAACAGCGGTCCAACGACGTCGTCTGGTTTGGCGAGCACATCACGCAGCAGCCGGAGCGCCAAGTCGGCGTCTCCTTCATGCACGGCCGCCGTGAAATCCCACAGCTTGACGTCATCGAAGGATTGTATCGCGCCCTTTACCATCTCGAGCGTTATCTTCTTGCCGTCGGCCGTCAGCGCCAGACGCTCGATCACGCTCCGTATTTCAGCCGCGCTCTCGGATAACGCAAGCGTCGCACGCGCTTCCGCGCTGACCTGCACGCCCGCCGTCGCGGCCACCTCGTTGATGAATCGTTCGCAGGCTTTGGCGTCCAAGTTGCACTCGACCACGATGCCGCCGGCCGTACACGCCGCCAACTCCAATGCTTCCTCGGCCGGTTTGCGGCCTTGTGGTCGAAGCGGCGTACCTGAATGGTCGACGATGATCACCGCATGTTCGGGCAGATCCGCGCACGCCGCCGCCAAGCTACGCCGGTCGTCGGCCTTGAGATCGATGGTGCCGCGCACGATGACCACGCGCCGTTCGGCAAGAAAAGGCAATGCTCGCGCCTTCGCGGCGATTTCGCCGACCCCGGCACTGTCGGTTCCGTCCACAGCGTCGACGTTGAGCGCCCGCGTCGATTCGTCCGGCACTGCGTGTTCGAGGATCACGTGTAGAACGTCCGCGGCTAAGAGATGTTCCTTGCCGGCGATGACGATGAGCGGCGGCAGCGGATCCGGCGGCGCGTCGATGAAGGCATAGTAGCCGATTTTCGCGCCTCGTCTCGCGGCCGCTGCCGGCTTCTTCGCCGGGCTCACGCCGGGGCGACCTGCGCGAATTCGAAGGAAGCGATGGACTGCGCGTACGGCGGCCGCAAAACGCCCGATTCCATCACAAACGCGGTCACGAGTTTTCCGGGCGTCACATCAAACGCAGGATTAAAAGCGCTTGCGCCTGCCGGCGCGACCCGCACGCCGGCGAACTCGAGCACTTCGATCGGGTTCCGCTGCTCCAGGTTGATCTCGTCGCCCGACGCGATGGCGCTATCGAATGTCGAACGCGGCGCCGCGACGTAGAGTGGTATCGAATGAGCATTTGCCAGGACGGCCAGCCCATACGTGCCGATCTTGTTGGCGAAGTCGCCGTTGCGGGCGATGCGGTCGGCGCCGACGACCACAGCGTTCACCTCGCCTCGCTGCATGAAATGCGCGGCCATCGAGTCGGTGATCAGCGTGTAGGGTATGCCGTCGCGGCCGAGCTCCCATACGGTCAATCGCGCGCCTTGGAGAAGCGGCCTCGTCTCGCCGACGAGCACGTTCTTCAGCACACCCATGCGCCACGCCGAGCGGACGATGCCGAGAGCGGTGCCGTAACCGCCGGTGGCCAGCGTACCGGTGTTGCAGTGCGTGAGCACGACGGAACCGCTCGAGAGCAGCGCGGCGCCGGCGTCGCCGATCAAACGGCAAGTGGCGATATCGTCGGCGTGGATGGCGCGGGCAAACTCTTCCATTGAAGTCACCACTCGGATGAGACTTTCGCCCGCGTCGCTCCGTTCGCGCGCGTGCTGCACGATCTTCGCGACGGCCCATGAGAGGTTGACGGCCGTCGGCCTCGCTGCCGAAAGCGCGGCTCCTGCTTCATCCAACGCCTTGAAGAAATCATCTGCGTTGCGCGCGACGCCGCTCGCGGCCTTTGCGCCGATGCACATGCCGTAGGCGCCTGCGATGCCGATGGCCGGCGCGCCGCGAATGCGCAGCGCTCGAATCGCCTCGATCAGCTTCGGCACGGTGCGCAGCTTGATCACAACTGTTTCGCCGGGTAAAAGTGTCTGGTCTATGATCTGGAGGATGCCGCCGACGTATTCAATGTGGGGCGGTGCTACGCGCACGGATAGACCAGTTCGGCGGCCGCCAACGCCGTGTCGAACATGGCGAGTGCGTCGTCTACTTGCGCACTCGTGATGATGAGCGGCGGTTGGATGCGGATCACGCTGCCGTGGACGCCCCCGCGTCCGACCAGCAGCCCCGCGTCGCGGCACGCATCGACCACTGCTTCTGTGGCGGCGCCCGCCGGTTCCTTAGTGGCGCGATCCCGAACGAGTTCCACCCCGATCATCAGACCGCGGCCACGCACGTCGCCGATCAGCGGACGTCGAAGCGCGAGCTCTCTCAGGCCATCCATGAGCCGCGCACCCATCCGCTGAGCGTTGGCCGCAAGTCCGTCTTCTTCGACGATCTCGAGCGTGGCCAGCGCGGCGCGCGCCGAAACCGGATTGCCGCCGAACGTGTTGATGTGCGGTCCTTTATACGCGTCGGCCACTTCGCGCCGGGCGATCACGATCGAGATCGGAAAACCGTTGCCGAGCCCCTTTGCGGAGGTCACGATGTCTGGGGTAACGCCCCAGTCGCTGATGCCGAACATGCTGCGGCCGAGCCGGCCCCACGCGGTCTGCACCTCGTCGGCGATGAAGAGGATGCCGTGCCGGTCGAGTATCTCTTTGACGACGGTGTAGTATTCGGGCGGCGGGGTGATGATGCCGCCGACGCCTTGAATGGTTTCGGCGTAGAACGCGGCCACGCCGCCGGAAGTCTGCGTTGCGATGACATCCTCGATGGCCTTTGCGCATGCGATGCCGCACGATGGATAGGTCAACTGCAGCGGGCAGCGATAACAGTACGCATTGGGCGCGAATGCGACATGTTGTGGTTCGGCGCCGAAATTGCGATAGGCGGCCAGACCGCTCACGCCGATCGTCCACATCGACCGGCCATGATAGGCGTGGTCGAGTGCGATGAAATCCTTCGCGCCGGTGAAGTGGCGCGCGAGGGCCGCCGCGACCTCGTTGGCTTCCGTGCCGGAATTGCCGAAGAAGACTTTGTCCAACCCTGCCGGTGCGGCTTCGACGATCCGCTCGGCGAGATCGAGCATCGGCTCGGTGAGATAGAGCGTGGAGGTGTGCGTCAGCTTGTCGATTTGATCGTGAACGGCTGCGTTAACTTTCGGATGCGAGTGGCCGACGAGCAGCACAGCAATGCCCGCGAAGAAATCCAGATACTGTCGACCCGCATCGTCCGTGACGTAGGCGCCGCGGCCGGACACGAGGGTGAGCGGCTCGCGGAAGTAGGTCCGCTGGCACTCCATGAGATACCGCGCTTTGCGGGCTGCGTTGCGGCCGGCGGACACCGTGGCCATGTCGGATCATCCCCTAACTTGTTTCGAAGTTCAACGTTTCCGGTCGCGACCGGAACTTCGGGTTTCGCGTCTCCGGCGAGGGCCACCTCGGCGGTTACGGCGCGAACGAACCTCGTACGACGCGCGTGCCGGTGATCCGGTCCTGAAAAGAGGGCCGCCACAAGTAGCCGATCGCGGGCAGGACCATAGCGAGTGAAAAGAACGTGACGAGATAACGCCACGCGGCGCGGCCCGCTCCCACGCGGCGATAGTCCGGGCGCACCACGCGCAAGCCGAGCACCATCATGCCGAACGTACGTCCGACGAGCGCCACGAGCACCGCCGCGTATAAGAACACGCACGCAAAGCCGACAGCATCCGGAAGCGCCGACTGGAAAAGCGGCAGATGCGAATTCAGCCAGTCGACTCCATATTGCTGCAGCGACAACGCGCCCATGTCGGACGTCGCGACGTGCTTCCCGCCGGACGTGCCGCTGACGTCCACTTTGAGCACTTTGCCGGAGCTGACGATCGCGCTGACGATGATCCAATCCAATCCAAAGGCCGCGGCGCGAAGCCAATTGCCTGCAAGCGCCTCTTTGTCAACTCGCGTGCCTCGCGCCGGTTGCACAGTGGCCAGGTCGGCGTTCAGAGCGGATTCGCGCTGAGCAGCCAACCGCGCGCGCCACGAACCGTAGAGCGGCGTCGCGGCAAATGTCTCCAGCTCGCGAAGGCGGTTAGTCGCATACGGTTCTTGCCCGAGAAGCTCACCGAGTCTGAGAGTCGGATCCGACTGCAATTCGACGCGTTGATCTATGAACGCCGTGTAGTCGACTTTCTTCGAGACCTGATGGAACGCGCACGTGAACACGGCACGCGATGCGGCTTCAATGGAACCGCAGCACAGCAAACCGACGCGGTCCGCGGTGTATTCGGTTCGCCGCAGCCACGCGCCGAAGACGATCGATACGAACGGATTCTCTCTGCCGGACGCGCTGAAAAGCGACGTGATGCGCGAGTGGCCGGCCGCGATGTGGCCGAGCTCGCGGCCGATGAGGAATGCCAGCTCATCATCGTCGAGATGGGGTAGCCACGTGCTTGAGATGACGATCGAATATGGTTCACCCAATCCCATGGAGGTGACGCACGTGTACTGGTCCTCGCGAACGAAGATGTTCGGCATTCGCATGCCAAGATCGCGCGCGCACCGGGCGGCGACGGCGTAGACGGCGGGTAGCTGCCGTTCGTGCAGGCGAATGCTTGTGCCGAGCAGCCGCCCGCGAGCGACCGACACGTAGACCATCGCGGCGACGATGAAAAAGGCGATTTGCTGACCGGTGAGCTGTTCGCGCAGCACGAAGCCCACGAGGCCGACCGTCGTGGGCGCGAAGATGAGCGTCAGCCACAGCGCGCGATGCTCGCTGCGCCAGCGCAGCGATTCTGGCCCTTTGAAGAGCGATTCGGGAGTCATTGCAGTCCCCGTTGGCATGCGCGGTCCGCTTCCCTCCAAGAATGGGCAAGCGATGCTTGCCCTAGTACAAGCTTGCCCTAGTACGAGCTTGCCCTCCGACATAAGATGAAATGCGCTGCGTGCCCGTAAAGCTTCGCCGCATGACTTCGATCCAGACGGCCGCCGCCGTCGCGGCGCGGCTCGACGCGCTGCCGATCGGCCGCCGACTCTACGGACTCGTCGCGCGCATTTCGGTCGGCGGTTTTTTCGAAGCATACGATCTGTTCATGCTGACGTACATCGCGCTCGGCATGGTGCATTCCGGTCTGTTCACAGCCACAGGATTCGGACCCGACGGCATTCCGGTCTTTGCCGGCGCCGGCTTCACCGGGA
This region includes:
- the mtnA gene encoding S-methyl-5-thioribose-1-phosphate isomerase yields the protein MRVAPPHIEYVGGILQIIDQTLLPGETVVIKLRTVPKLIEAIRALRIRGAPAIGIAGAYGMCIGAKAASGVARNADDFFKALDEAGAALSAARPTAVNLSWAVAKIVQHARERSDAGESLIRVVTSMEEFARAIHADDIATCRLIGDAGAALLSSGSVVLTHCNTGTLATGGYGTALGIVRSAWRMGVLKNVLVGETRPLLQGARLTVWELGRDGIPYTLITDSMAAHFMQRGEVNAVVVGADRIARNGDFANKIGTYGLAVLANAHSIPLYVAAPRSTFDSAIASGDEINLEQRNPIEVLEFAGVRVAPAGASAFNPAFDVTPGKLVTAFVMESGVLRPPYAQSIASFEFAQVAPA
- a CDS encoding aspartate aminotransferase family protein; translation: MATVSAGRNAARKARYLMECQRTYFREPLTLVSGRGAYVTDDAGRQYLDFFAGIAVLLVGHSHPKVNAAVHDQIDKLTHTSTLYLTEPMLDLAERIVEAAPAGLDKVFFGNSGTEANEVAAALARHFTGAKDFIALDHAYHGRSMWTIGVSGLAAYRNFGAEPQHVAFAPNAYCYRCPLQLTYPSCGIACAKAIEDVIATQTSGGVAAFYAETIQGVGGIITPPPEYYTVVKEILDRHGILFIADEVQTAWGRLGRSMFGISDWGVTPDIVTSAKGLGNGFPISIVIARREVADAYKGPHINTFGGNPVSARAALATLEIVEEDGLAANAQRMGARLMDGLRELALRRPLIGDVRGRGLMIGVELVRDRATKEPAGAATEAVVDACRDAGLLVGRGGVHGSVIRIQPPLIITSAQVDDALAMFDTALAAAELVYPCA
- a CDS encoding M48 family metalloprotease, translating into MTPESLFKGPESLRWRSEHRALWLTLIFAPTTVGLVGFVLREQLTGQQIAFFIVAAMVYVSVARGRLLGTSIRLHERQLPAVYAVAARCARDLGMRMPNIFVREDQYTCVTSMGLGEPYSIVISSTWLPHLDDDELAFLIGRELGHIAAGHSRITSLFSASGRENPFVSIVFGAWLRRTEYTADRVGLLCCGSIEAASRAVFTCAFHQVSKKVDYTAFIDQRVELQSDPTLRLGELLGQEPYATNRLRELETFAATPLYGSWRARLAAQRESALNADLATVQPARGTRVDKEALAGNWLRAAAFGLDWIIVSAIVSSGKVLKVDVSGTSGGKHVATSDMGALSLQQYGVDWLNSHLPLFQSALPDAVGFACVFLYAAVLVALVGRTFGMMVLGLRVVRPDYRRVGAGRAAWRYLVTFFSLAMVLPAIGYLWRPSFQDRITGTRVVRGSFAP